A genomic segment from Rickettsia endosymbiont of Lasioglossum villosulum encodes:
- a CDS encoding tetratricopeptide repeat protein yields MSKTIEVIIESESEDEEEYFEPLSDDVHNFNFLKEQALKLLPEVNYLLKKAGKENVIVIGPSDSGRVDVLKTLANENSEQFSSQYASNINLPKGLKVNDKVLWECSNKIKTNTTDKESILQALVNRFFLKNILQNSDKVGFIVVAPQKTTVNETVENFIAIIDDFIDIFHEANRENLKENVTFVVTKFNKNTQESFVQLLENQEVILEYFPQLFEDLYYLYASNTQNEEITLKLENINNSEKKINIKKLNSLFTIDHDNAAHLQLVQNLYDSRESNISRIYDVIRLIFTEKGFNIYTTLDCSKFCDPFKYSNFIQPFSKKLNYPALETNPSHFPGLQQLFELEEVLNQQDNDKLPTGLKVLSILKKFVNDKAIHDKMEDYYYVLDQQIREVLFFKEALNSNKSYKLEICKSFIKDNYLSSIKNIQPQDNKSIEYYREAIKWLNRYNEPKEIEKTKATCYLKIANLLSKAENYEEALVNYHYALKYNENCKTIYNEMADILHKLGKKQAAVEFYKPNNKFFHILKTLDSISNDDIDNVTPYRQKGDYLISQKQDEEAAYQYILALSVESTPCKKQNMLFKVVSALEGTLSVEPNPTYISVDMREKYMPEVIGKYPEII; encoded by the coding sequence ATGTCAAAAACAATAGAAGTCATAATAGAAAGCGAAAGTGAGGATGAAGAAGAGTATTTTGAACCTTTATCAGATGATGTTCATAATTTTAATTTTTTAAAAGAACAAGCTTTAAAGCTTCTTCCTGAAGTTAATTATTTACTTAAAAAAGCAGGTAAAGAAAATGTTATAGTAATAGGACCGTCTGATAGTGGTAGGGTTGATGTTTTAAAAACTCTAGCTAATGAAAATTCTGAACAATTCAGTTCGCAATATGCATCAAACATAAATTTACCAAAAGGTTTAAAAGTTAATGATAAAGTACTTTGGGAATGTTCTAATAAAATAAAGACTAATACAACTGATAAAGAGTCTATTCTTCAAGCACTAGTTAATAGATTTTTCTTAAAAAATATATTGCAAAATTCAGATAAAGTAGGGTTTATTGTAGTAGCACCACAAAAAACAACAGTTAATGAAACTGTTGAGAACTTTATTGCAATTATAGACGATTTTATAGATATATTCCATGAAGCAAATCGTGAAAATTTAAAAGAAAATGTTACATTCGTAGTAACAAAATTTAATAAAAATACCCAAGAATCATTTGTACAATTATTAGAAAATCAAGAAGTTATATTAGAATATTTTCCGCAATTATTTGAAGATTTATATTATTTATATGCTTCTAACACACAAAATGAAGAGATAACTTTAAAATTAGAAAATATTAACAACAGTGAGAAAAAAATAAATATAAAGAAATTAAATTCACTTTTTACAATAGATCATGATAATGCAGCTCATTTACAATTAGTACAAAATTTATATGATAGTAGAGAGTCAAATATATCTAGAATATATGATGTTATTAGATTAATTTTTACGGAAAAAGGCTTTAATATATATACAACGCTTGATTGCTCAAAATTTTGTGATCCGTTTAAGTATAGTAATTTTATTCAACCATTTTCCAAAAAATTAAATTATCCAGCTTTGGAAACAAATCCATCTCATTTTCCAGGATTACAGCAATTATTTGAACTTGAAGAAGTTTTAAATCAACAAGATAATGATAAACTACCGACAGGGCTTAAAGTTTTAAGTATTTTAAAAAAATTTGTTAATGATAAAGCAATACATGATAAAATGGAGGATTATTATTATGTATTAGATCAGCAAATTAGAGAAGTACTATTTTTCAAAGAAGCATTAAATTCTAATAAATCTTATAAATTAGAAATCTGTAAGTCATTTATAAAAGATAATTATCTTTCTTCCATAAAAAATATTCAGCCTCAAGATAATAAATCTATAGAATATTATAGAGAAGCCATAAAATGGCTGAATAGATATAATGAACCTAAAGAAATTGAAAAAACTAAAGCTACATGTTACTTAAAAATCGCTAATCTTCTTAGTAAAGCAGAAAATTATGAGGAAGCATTGGTTAATTATCATTATGCTCTTAAATATAATGAGAATTGTAAAACAATATATAATGAAATGGCTGATATATTACATAAATTAGGAAAAAAACAAGCAGCTGTTGAATTTTATAAACCCAATAACAAGTTTTTTCACATATTAAAAACCTTAGATAGTATTTCAAATGATGATATTGATAATGTAACTCCATATCGTCAAAAAGGAGATTATCTAATTTCTCAAAAACAAGATGAAGAGGCTGCATATCAATATATTTTAGCCCTGAGCGTAGAGTCTACGCCTTGTAAAAAACAGAATATGTTATTTAAGGTAGTAAGTGCCTTAGAGGGAACTTTAAGTGTCGAACCAAATCCTACATATATTTCTGTAGATATGAGAGAAAAATATATGCCAGAAGTAATAGGTAAGTATCCTGAAATAATATAG
- the pbpC gene encoding penicillin-binding protein 1C encodes MPLLLFGKIYQIIKAIHIELHYSKDEILTAYLNLVPYGGNIEGISASSYIYFNRDLKSLNLIDILSLAVIPQNPLKRGGNNLNILEMQKYLFTKWLETHPQDIIYKELINLPIKFSQSKNLPFIAPHFTLDILANNDSPVIYTTIDKSLQTILEKQVQLYVNDQKKYGINNAAVMLVDFTTMEVLASVGSSNFFNNDICGQINGVKSSRSPGSSLKPFVYALSFDQSLIHPLTLLKDTPTYYDNYKPENFDSRFAGGLSARESLIKSRNVPVIFLASKLKNPNFYEFLQQTKISNLRKPETYGLSIVLGTVEVTLEELTTLYAMLANLGVYEPVRKVLSEATSLRGEAKPRRGNLEQVNLENRLPRSEQMLAMTLSPEASYLTLDIIKDTTRPLNYNTKINIPVYWKTGTSSSFRDGVSVGIFGKYVLAVWVGDFKGQTHGSFTGNGSAAPLFFNIIESIIDPNKDKDLIVAKINDLNITKVKVCADTGDLDNDMCPVKTETLFIKGKSPIKQSGIYRKMLIDLKTGMPACNFIEGQTEYKIVNLWPTDVLSVYQKAGIHILPKPVPANYCNSLINWYHQKPKITHPLKNSIYSIKNSDNIILNAIGDNKTNNIFWFVNNELIAVAKPNEAVKWKAKIGEFVIRAINDSGQSDSVKIYIKY; translated from the coding sequence ATTCCTCTACTACTTTTTGGTAAAATTTATCAAATTATCAAAGCTATTCATATAGAATTACATTATTCAAAAGATGAGATTTTAACGGCTTATCTAAATTTAGTACCTTATGGTGGTAATATTGAAGGGATATCGGCGAGTAGCTATATTTATTTTAATCGTGACCTAAAAAGTTTAAACTTAATTGATATATTAAGTTTAGCTGTTATCCCGCAAAATCCGCTGAAACGAGGTGGTAATAATCTAAATATTTTAGAGATGCAAAAATATTTATTTACTAAATGGCTGGAAACTCATCCGCAAGATATTATTTATAAAGAATTGATAAATTTACCTATTAAGTTTAGTCAAAGTAAAAACCTACCTTTTATTGCACCACATTTTACTTTAGATATATTAGCAAATAATGATAGTCCAGTAATTTATACCACTATTGATAAAAGCCTACAGACTATTTTAGAAAAGCAGGTGCAGCTATATGTTAATGATCAGAAAAAATACGGCATAAATAATGCTGCTGTTATGCTTGTTGATTTTACCACAATGGAGGTGCTTGCAAGTGTTGGCTCTAGCAATTTTTTTAATAACGATATTTGCGGGCAGATTAATGGTGTTAAAAGCTCTCGGTCTCCTGGTTCTAGCTTAAAGCCTTTTGTATATGCACTTAGTTTTGATCAATCATTAATACACCCATTAACCTTGCTAAAAGATACTCCTACTTACTATGATAATTATAAACCAGAAAATTTTGATAGTAGATTTGCTGGTGGTTTAAGTGCTAGAGAGTCATTAATAAAAAGCCGTAATGTACCCGTTATATTCCTAGCATCTAAATTAAAGAATCCGAATTTTTATGAATTCTTACAACAAACTAAAATCAGTAACTTAAGAAAACCTGAAACTTATGGCTTGTCTATAGTACTTGGCACTGTAGAAGTTACGCTTGAAGAACTTACTACTCTTTATGCTATGCTGGCTAATTTGGGGGTTTACGAGCCAGTTAGGAAAGTGCTATCCGAGGCTACGTCATTGCGAGGAGAGGCAAAGCCTCGACGCGGCAATCTAGAACAAGTTAACTTAGAAAATAGATTGCCACGCTCCGAGCAAATGCTCGCAATGACTTTATCACCTGAAGCAAGTTACTTAACGCTTGATATTATCAAAGATACTACAAGACCGCTTAATTATAATACAAAAATAAATATACCGGTTTATTGGAAAACGGGAACTTCCAGCTCGTTTAGAGATGGGGTTAGTGTTGGAATATTTGGGAAATATGTACTTGCTGTTTGGGTTGGAGATTTTAAAGGTCAAACTCATGGATCATTTACTGGTAATGGTTCTGCTGCACCTTTATTTTTTAATATTATAGAATCAATAATTGATCCAAATAAAGACAAAGATTTAATAGTTGCCAAGATAAATGATTTAAATATTACTAAGGTAAAAGTTTGTGCTGATACGGGTGATCTTGATAATGATATGTGTCCGGTAAAAACCGAGACCTTATTTATTAAAGGTAAATCGCCGATAAAACAATCAGGCATTTATAGAAAAATGTTGATAGATTTAAAAACTGGTATGCCGGCTTGTAATTTTATCGAAGGACAGACAGAATATAAAATCGTAAATTTATGGCCAACTGATGTATTATCGGTTTACCAAAAAGCCGGTATACATATATTACCAAAGCCTGTGCCAGCGAATTATTGTAATAGTTTGATAAATTGGTATCATCAGAAACCTAAAATTACGCATCCGTTAAAAAATTCCATATACTCAATCAAAAATAGTGATAATATAATTTTAAACGCAATTGGTGATAATAAAACTAATAATATTTTCTGGTTTGTTAATAATGAACTAATAGCAGTTGCTAAGCCAAATGAAGCAGTAAAGTGGAAAGCAAAAATTGGCGAGTTTGTTATTAGAGCCATTAATGATAGTGGTCAAAGTGATAGCGTAAAAATTTATATCAAATATTAA
- a CDS encoding transglycosylase domain-containing protein, giving the protein MSLKIKLFLITIISSIILYFAIPPTPLLEKVSFSQRVFDRNGELMRISLSKDDKYRIFTPLGEVPQSFIEAVLLYEDKHFYKHFGINPSSLIKAFYSTYLKNNRKIGGSTITMQVARLKYGINSSTTFW; this is encoded by the coding sequence TTGTCCCTTAAAATTAAGTTATTCCTTATTACAATAATCAGCAGTATAATATTATACTTTGCTATTCCTCCTACTCCTCTGCTTGAAAAGGTGAGTTTCTCGCAAAGAGTATTTGATAGAAATGGCGAATTAATGCGTATCTCGCTTTCTAAAGATGATAAATATCGGATATTTACTCCGCTTGGTGAAGTACCGCAAAGCTTTATAGAAGCAGTTTTATTATATGAGGATAAGCATTTTTATAAACATTTCGGTATTAATCCCAGCTCTTTAATCAAAGCTTTTTACTCTACTTATCTAAAAAATAATCGTAAAATAGGCGGCTCTACTATAACAATGCAGGTAGCTCGTCTAAAATATGGGATAAATTCCTCTACTACTTTTTGGTAA
- a CDS encoding ABC transporter ATP-binding protein/permease: MPNQNQHKNSFYSLLPYLWSKEFNIRLRIVTSLICLLLAKVINIFVPIVYKYVIDGLNKNLAISVIIGMIMVYGGTKIFVQIFNELRNIIFSKVGHQATRLIALNVFKHMHNLSMRFHITRKTGGLSRSIERGTKGIEAVLRYSLFNILPTSVEIILVSGILWYVYGIWFSFTILVTMSIYVLYTFLISTWRISFAREMNQSDNTANNRAIDSLLNFETVKYFSNEEYEASKFNEALQIYEKSATKTTNSLSILNIGQDVIISLGLVALMILSATKINQGKMTVGDLIMVNTYLFQLSIPLSILGFAYREIKNALVGMEDMFNLLDIPEEVEDAKDAKELTILKGEVAFKEVNFAYNQERPILHNISFTIDSGKTLAIVGSSGAGKSTISRLLFRFYDINSGSITIDGQDIRKVTQSSLRKAIGIVPQDTVLFNDTIYYNIAYGDNSASYDEVIAASKNAHIHEFITSLPEGYETQVGERGLKLSGGEKQRIAIARTLLKNPSIYVFDEATSSLDTKTEKLIQASLKEISEHYTTLIIAHRLSTIIDADEIIVLDNGYIVERGNHKTLLKQKGYYAELWYKQQEEELNNN; the protein is encoded by the coding sequence ATGCCTAATCAAAATCAACATAAAAATTCATTCTATTCACTTCTGCCTTATTTATGGTCGAAAGAGTTTAACATACGCTTGCGGATTGTTACTTCGCTTATTTGTTTGTTGCTTGCTAAAGTAATAAATATTTTCGTACCAATAGTTTATAAATACGTAATAGATGGCTTGAATAAAAATCTAGCCATTTCGGTTATTATCGGCATGATTATGGTATATGGTGGGACTAAAATATTTGTTCAGATATTTAATGAGTTACGCAATATTATTTTCTCTAAAGTAGGGCATCAGGCAACTAGGCTTATTGCTCTTAATGTCTTTAAACATATGCATAATTTAAGCATGCGTTTTCATATTACACGAAAAACCGGCGGCTTAAGTAGGTCAATAGAGCGTGGCACTAAAGGCATAGAAGCGGTGCTGCGTTATTCACTATTTAATATTCTTCCGACAAGTGTAGAAATCATACTTGTAAGCGGGATATTATGGTATGTATATGGCATTTGGTTTTCTTTCACTATTTTAGTAACCATGTCAATTTACGTTCTGTACACTTTTCTAATTAGTACCTGGCGGATTTCGTTTGCACGAGAGATGAATCAAAGCGACAATACCGCAAATAATAGGGCAATCGATAGCCTGCTGAATTTTGAGACTGTTAAATATTTTAGTAATGAGGAATATGAAGCCTCTAAATTTAATGAGGCACTACAAATTTATGAAAAATCAGCAACGAAGACAACTAATAGCCTATCCATTTTAAATATAGGGCAGGATGTTATAATATCCCTTGGGCTTGTCGCTCTTATGATACTATCGGCGACTAAAATAAATCAAGGTAAAATGACTGTCGGCGATTTAATCATGGTTAATACTTATCTTTTCCAGCTATCAATCCCACTTTCAATACTTGGATTTGCTTATAGGGAAATTAAGAATGCCTTAGTTGGTATGGAGGATATGTTTAATCTTTTAGACATACCAGAAGAAGTAGAGGATGCTAAAGACGCTAAAGAGCTTACTATATTAAAAGGCGAAGTCGCTTTTAAAGAGGTGAATTTTGCTTATAATCAAGAACGTCCAATTTTACATAATATCAGCTTTACTATAGATAGTGGTAAGACGCTTGCGATAGTCGGGAGTAGCGGGGCCGGTAAGTCAACCATCTCACGTTTGCTTTTTAGGTTTTATGATATTAATAGTGGCAGTATTACTATAGACGGGCAGGACATAAGAAAGGTCACGCAAAGCTCGCTTCGCAAAGCTATTGGAATCGTACCGCAAGATACTGTCTTGTTCAATGATACGATATATTACAATATCGCTTATGGTGATAATTCGGCTAGCTATGATGAGGTTATAGCTGCTTCAAAGAACGCCCATATTCATGAGTTTATTACTAGCCTGCCGGAGGGGTATGAAACCCAAGTAGGTGAGCGTGGTTTAAAGCTTTCAGGCGGCGAGAAACAACGCATTGCCATAGCAAGGACGTTACTCAAAAATCCATCTATATATGTGTTTGATGAAGCAACAAGCTCACTTGATACTAAAACTGAAAAGCTAATTCAGGCAAGTCTTAAAGAAATATCAGAGCATTATACCACCTTAATTATTGCTCATCGTTTATCAACAATAATCGACGCTGATGAGATTATTGTTTTAGATAATGGCTATATAGTCGAGCGTGGCAACCATAAAACCTTGCTGAAACAAAAAGGCTATTATGCAGAACTATGGTATAAACAGCAGGAAGAAGAGCTAAATAATAACTAA
- a CDS encoding GIY-YIG nuclease family protein, whose amino-acid sequence MYWVYILCSDRNGTLYIGVTNNILRRAYEHKQKVIKRFTSKYNIIKLVYTEEFADIKEALAREKALKKWNRSWKIKLIESINPKWNDLGECISGFPPTRE is encoded by the coding sequence ATGTATTGGGTATATATATTGTGTTCCGATCGCAATGGTACTTTATATATTGGTGTTACTAATAATATATTGCGTCGTGCTTATGAACATAAGCAAAAAGTGATTAAAAGATTTACATCAAAATATAATATTATAAAACTTGTTTATACAGAAGAATTTGCTGATATCAAAGAAGCTCTTGCTAGAGAAAAAGCTTTAAAAAAATGGAATCGTAGCTGGAAAATAAAATTGATAGAAAGTATTAATCCTAAATGGAACGATTTAGGCGAATGTATTTCTGGATTCCCGCCTACGCGGGAATGA
- the grxC gene encoding glutaredoxin 3, protein MNKAILHAIIIYTLAGCPYCMKAKALLDKKEVAYEEIEVQNSQDPNVAELRKKLNNPDRLTFPQIFIDNMHIGGCDDLYDLDKEGRLDKLLEGQPKKDSAAAGA, encoded by the coding sequence ATGAATAAAGCTATATTACACGCTATTATTATTTATACCCTTGCTGGTTGTCCCTATTGCATGAAAGCTAAAGCACTACTTGATAAAAAAGAAGTTGCTTATGAAGAAATCGAAGTTCAAAACTCTCAAGATCCAAACGTAGCAGAATTAAGAAAGAAGTTAAATAATCCTGATAGATTAACATTTCCGCAGATATTTATAGATAATATGCATATAGGTGGTTGTGATGATTTATATGATCTTGACAAAGAGGGAAGATTAGATAAGTTGCTAGAAGGACAGCCCAAGAAAGATTCAGCTGCTGCCGGTGCTTAA
- the uvrB gene encoding excinuclease ABC subunit UvrB gives MSNFSIISDYKPAGDQPKAIDEIIKGLNNKKRSQMLLGITGSGKTFTMANIIERTNRPTLIMAHNKTLAAQIYSEMKSIFPKNAVEYFVSYYDYYQPEAYILKTDVFIEKDSSINEQIDLMRHSATRSLLERRDVIVVSSVSCIYGLGSPDLYYQMTVNLEPGKSYPRDKLLNDLVNLQYERNDIGFERGCFRVKGDNVDVFPSHYSDKAWRLSFFGNELEYIHEFDPLTGEKLAKLDKAIIYGNSHFVMPKETVNKAISEIEEELQKRIAFLKSQDKLLETQRINQRTQYDLEMLTETGSCKGVENYSRFFTGRKAGEPPPTLFEYLPKDALLFVDESHVSVPQIRAMYNGDRARKEVLVEHGFRLPSALDNRPLKFEEWENFRPQTVFVSATPSPFELNETGGEVVELIIRPTGLLDPECIIKPATNQVEDLVGEIQSTIAKGFRVLVTTLTKKMAEDLTNYLQELKYKTSYLHSNVHTLERIEILRDLRQGTIDILVGINLLREGLDIPECGLVAILDADKEGFLHSEVSLIQTIGRAARNSEGRVILYADKMTKSIDKAISETMRRRTIQQEHNEKYGIISKTINRTIHALAELEKVDSKLDKKQTHNLFENPAKLKAHIDKLRKEILKAASNLEFEQAAKLRDQLKTLEEAALELS, from the coding sequence ATGAGTAACTTTTCTATTATATCAGATTATAAACCAGCGGGTGATCAGCCAAAAGCAATTGATGAAATTATCAAAGGCTTAAACAACAAAAAGCGTTCGCAGATGTTACTTGGTATTACAGGCTCAGGTAAAACCTTTACTATGGCAAATATCATAGAAAGAACCAACCGACCGACGCTTATTATGGCACATAATAAAACACTAGCTGCACAAATTTATTCCGAAATGAAATCGATTTTTCCCAAAAATGCAGTTGAATATTTTGTCTCATATTATGATTATTACCAACCAGAAGCTTATATCCTGAAAACCGATGTTTTTATAGAAAAAGACTCCTCAATTAACGAGCAGATTGACTTAATGAGGCACTCAGCTACAAGATCGTTATTAGAGCGACGTGATGTTATAGTCGTGTCCTCTGTTTCTTGCATTTATGGTCTTGGTTCGCCGGATTTATACTATCAAATGACAGTCAATTTAGAGCCTGGTAAAAGCTACCCTCGTGATAAGCTACTTAATGATTTAGTGAATTTACAATATGAGCGTAATGATATTGGTTTTGAACGTGGTTGCTTTCGGGTTAAGGGGGATAATGTTGATGTTTTTCCATCACACTATAGCGATAAGGCTTGGCGTTTGTCATTTTTCGGTAACGAACTTGAGTATATTCACGAATTCGATCCGCTAACCGGTGAAAAGCTTGCTAAACTTGATAAAGCTATAATATATGGTAATTCTCATTTCGTAATGCCAAAAGAAACAGTAAATAAAGCAATATCGGAAATTGAAGAGGAATTGCAAAAACGTATTGCATTCTTAAAATCGCAAGACAAATTACTGGAAACACAAAGGATCAATCAACGCACTCAATACGATCTTGAAATGCTAACCGAAACAGGCAGCTGTAAAGGTGTAGAAAATTACTCCCGCTTTTTCACAGGTCGTAAAGCTGGAGAGCCACCACCCACTTTATTTGAATATCTCCCAAAAGATGCGTTATTATTTGTTGATGAAAGCCACGTATCCGTACCGCAAATTAGAGCTATGTATAACGGTGATAGAGCAAGGAAAGAAGTGCTGGTAGAGCATGGATTTCGTCTACCGTCAGCTCTTGATAACAGACCACTAAAATTTGAAGAATGGGAGAATTTTAGACCGCAAACTGTTTTCGTATCAGCAACTCCATCACCTTTTGAGTTAAATGAAACTGGCGGCGAAGTTGTAGAGTTAATAATTAGACCTACTGGGCTGCTTGATCCAGAATGTATTATTAAGCCTGCTACTAATCAGGTTGAGGATTTAGTAGGCGAAATCCAAAGCACGATTGCCAAAGGTTTCCGTGTGTTAGTTACAACTCTTACCAAAAAAATGGCAGAAGATTTAACCAATTATTTACAGGAACTTAAATATAAAACCTCTTATTTGCATTCTAACGTTCATACATTAGAGCGTATCGAAATATTAAGGGATTTAAGGCAAGGAACAATTGATATTTTAGTCGGAATTAACTTGCTACGTGAGGGTTTAGACATTCCCGAATGCGGTTTAGTTGCCATACTTGATGCTGACAAAGAAGGGTTTTTGCATTCGGAAGTATCGCTGATACAAACAATTGGTAGAGCTGCAAGAAATAGCGAGGGAAGAGTTATTCTCTATGCCGATAAAATGACTAAGTCCATTGACAAAGCTATTAGCGAAACGATGCGTAGACGGACAATTCAGCAAGAACATAACGAAAAATATGGCATAATTTCAAAAACCATCAACCGTACTATCCATGCTTTAGCAGAGCTTGAGAAAGTAGATAGTAAGCTTGATAAAAAACAAACGCATAATTTATTTGAAAATCCAGCTAAGCTAAAAGCTCATATTGATAAACTAAGAAAAGAAATACTTAAAGCTGCAAGCAATCTTGAATTTGAACAAGCAGCAAAACTTCGTGATCAACTAAAAACTTTAGAAGAGGCAGCATTAGAATTGAGCTAA
- a CDS encoding dicarboxylate/amino acid:cation symporter has protein sequence MKLWQKVTLGLIFGIIFGIYLPQYVDYIKPVGDIFLRLIKMIIAPLIFFSLVSGITSMNDTSALGRVGMKAVVAFLGTTFFATVFGLAVAAILKPGVGMHIDFSPSGSGKVERTSFNIIDFFVNIVPDNAVGAFANGDVLQVVFFAVFVGITLNKMKAAAEPITDLVHLMSKLVLKMISFVIQLSPYGAFALTAWIIGTQGIEVMISLSKLVIAVVVAMTFQYLVFGLLIYIFCRVSPIPFYKKSFEYQILAFSTSSSKATLSTTMQVCREKLGISESSTSFVLPIGASINMDGFAINLSLTTIFFAQMMGVTLAPHDYLVIILTSTLGSIGGAGIPGASLIMLPMVLSSVHLPIEGVAIIAGIDRILDMLRTTINITGDATITMLVDNSEGTLDKEVYLS, from the coding sequence ATGAAATTATGGCAAAAAGTTACCTTAGGTCTAATCTTCGGTATTATATTCGGTATTTACCTACCGCAATATGTTGATTATATTAAGCCAGTCGGTGACATATTTTTACGTTTGATAAAAATGATCATTGCACCACTAATTTTCTTTAGCTTGGTTTCAGGCATTACTAGTATGAATGATACTTCTGCACTTGGCAGGGTAGGCATGAAAGCGGTAGTAGCCTTTTTAGGAACTACTTTTTTTGCTACGGTTTTTGGTCTTGCTGTTGCTGCAATATTGAAACCTGGCGTAGGCATGCATATAGATTTTTCTCCTTCTGGCTCTGGCAAGGTTGAGAGAACATCCTTTAATATAATAGATTTCTTTGTAAATATAGTACCTGATAATGCTGTCGGTGCTTTTGCAAATGGTGATGTTTTGCAAGTAGTATTTTTTGCCGTCTTTGTTGGTATTACCTTAAATAAAATGAAAGCAGCAGCAGAACCTATTACTGATTTAGTACATTTAATGTCAAAATTAGTACTAAAAATGATATCTTTTGTTATTCAATTATCACCTTATGGTGCTTTTGCTTTAACAGCTTGGATTATAGGCACGCAAGGTATAGAAGTAATGATAAGCCTTTCAAAGCTTGTTATAGCAGTTGTTGTGGCAATGACATTTCAATATCTAGTATTCGGTTTGCTTATATATATATTTTGTCGTGTATCTCCTATACCTTTTTATAAGAAAAGCTTTGAGTATCAAATACTTGCTTTTTCTACCTCAAGTAGCAAAGCAACTCTTTCAACTACTATGCAAGTTTGTCGTGAGAAACTTGGGATCTCAGAGTCTAGTACCTCGTTTGTATTGCCGATAGGTGCTTCAATTAATATGGATGGGTTTGCTATAAATTTATCGCTTACTACTATCTTTTTTGCTCAAATGATGGGCGTAACGCTTGCTCCGCATGATTATTTAGTGATTATCTTAACCTCAACCCTTGGCTCAATTGGCGGTGCTGGTATTCCTGGAGCTTCGTTAATCATGCTGCCTATGGTGCTTTCATCTGTACATTTACCGATTGAGGGTGTAGCAATTATTGCCGGAATAGATAGAATTCTTGATATGTTACGCACTACCATTAATATAACAGGTGATGCAACAATTACTATGCTTGTTGATAATAGCGAAGGGACATTAGATAAAGAGGTTTACTTGTCATAA
- the cutA gene encoding divalent-cation tolerance protein CutA, whose translation MQDYALILTTTNDLQIAEKIAFLLLELDLAACIQIDDVKSYFKWEKKVNFEKEYRIIIKAKSSNYKKIENKILEVHNYELPQIIKINIDCGLQKYLEWINQNSK comes from the coding sequence ATGCAGGATTATGCCTTGATCTTAACTACGACTAATGATTTACAAATTGCTGAAAAAATAGCCTTTCTATTATTAGAGCTAGATCTTGCTGCTTGCATACAAATTGATGATGTGAAAAGTTACTTTAAATGGGAAAAAAAAGTAAACTTTGAAAAAGAATACAGAATTATAATTAAAGCAAAATCTTCTAATTATAAAAAGATTGAAAATAAAATCCTTGAAGTTCATAATTATGAATTACCACAAATAATAAAAATAAATATTGACTGCGGTCTTCAAAAATACTTAGAATGGATTAATCAAAATAGCAAGTAA
- a CDS encoding 6-pyruvoyl tetrahydropterin synthase family protein, which produces MIKCTRRIEFDAGHRIIGHKNKCQYLHGHRYVLEITIAAKNTDELGMVVDFGLIKDLAKGWVDKNFDHSLILHQDDKEIGQKIESHTGQKVYYLKNNPTAENIVLHLKNEIFPKLFESQKFFVTSIKLFETPNCFIEV; this is translated from the coding sequence ATGATAAAATGTACTCGTCGTATTGAGTTCGATGCAGGGCATAGAATTATCGGTCATAAAAATAAATGTCAATATCTGCACGGTCATCGTTATGTTCTCGAGATAACTATAGCAGCAAAAAATACTGATGAACTTGGTATGGTAGTGGATTTTGGCTTGATTAAAGATTTAGCTAAAGGCTGGGTTGATAAAAATTTTGACCATAGCCTAATCTTGCATCAGGATGATAAAGAAATCGGGCAGAAAATTGAAAGTCACACAGGTCAGAAAGTATATTATTTAAAGAATAATCCGACGGCAGAAAATATTGTTCTGCATTTAAAAAATGAGATTTTCCCTAAGCTTTTTGAAAGTCAAAAATTCTTTGTTACTAGCATAAAACTATTCGAGACACCTAATTGCTTTATTGAGGTCTAA